Proteins found in one Gemmatimonadales bacterium genomic segment:
- a CDS encoding DUF4097 family beta strand repeat protein has protein sequence MMIPLTMVLLSTLAAQQPRFDTDTTVAVPQGARLRLQNQNGDILIRTWNRQEMRIQAMHAARARVEVDVRGQMVDVRVRDRLGMPRAVDYELTVPASMALDVGGMSAEISIDGIRAPVKANTLEGNITLRGGTESISLTALSGRIEVSGARGRLEVRAVSNDVAIADVEGDVIAESVSGNIDMRNVVSRSVDAQVVSGNVVFQGPIDDRGTYTMVSHSGNVTLALPDNANATIAASVSSGTVRSSFSMSSERQSRRLTRYRLGSGTASIDVETFSGNVRILRTAELESPRPSRRDRGRDRDRGRPDRDEHSLEAGISAAIMSSIDNGRDEP, from the coding sequence GTGATGATTCCATTGACGATGGTGCTTCTGTCGACGCTCGCGGCGCAGCAACCGCGCTTCGATACCGATACGACGGTCGCGGTGCCGCAAGGTGCGCGGTTACGGCTGCAGAACCAGAACGGCGATATCCTGATTCGCACCTGGAACCGCCAGGAAATGCGAATTCAGGCAATGCACGCCGCACGGGCGCGCGTCGAGGTCGACGTTCGGGGCCAGATGGTCGACGTCCGGGTCCGAGACCGCCTGGGAATGCCGCGCGCCGTGGACTATGAGTTGACCGTGCCGGCCTCGATGGCGCTCGATGTGGGCGGAATGAGCGCCGAGATCTCGATCGACGGGATCCGGGCGCCGGTCAAGGCCAATACGCTCGAGGGCAACATCACCCTGCGAGGCGGGACGGAGTCGATCAGTCTGACGGCGTTATCGGGGCGAATCGAGGTGTCGGGAGCACGGGGTCGGCTCGAGGTGCGAGCGGTTTCGAACGATGTGGCGATTGCCGATGTGGAAGGAGACGTGATCGCGGAGAGCGTCAGCGGCAACATCGATATGCGGAACGTCGTGTCGCGGTCGGTCGATGCGCAGGTCGTGAGTGGCAACGTTGTCTTCCAGGGGCCGATCGACGATCGCGGCACCTATACGATGGTGTCCCACAGCGGCAACGTCACCCTGGCGCTGCCCGACAACGCCAACGCCACGATCGCCGCATCAGTCTCGAGCGGAACGGTGCGATCGAGTTTCTCGATGTCGAGCGAGCGTCAGAGCCGTCGTCTGACCCGGTATCGGCTCGGGTCCGGTACCGCATCGATCGACGTCGAGACCTTCAGCGGCAACGTCCGCATCCTGCGGACTGCCGAACTCGAATCACCGCGACCTTCCCGAAGGGACCGGGGCCGAGACCGGGATCGGGGACGGCCGGATCGGGATGAACACAGCCTCGAGGCCGGGATTTCTGCAGCAATCATGTCGAGTATCGACAACGGGAGGGATGAGCCATGA
- a CDS encoding zf-HC2 domain-containing protein: protein MSEPLHSEWTDLLSGYLDEELDPVTRRRVADHLAACATCREVLADLEEIVVAAPHYRGRVPERDLWTGIASAIEADRVRPLPVGRRWLSGSARRLLAAGITLAVLGGGGGYWLAQQSRAGAALPVAELPIAGQAIPAGFDSEAYDRAVAELEEVLAANRNRLDTATVRVVEESLRTIDDAIADARLAIQRDSANAYLNGQIAAHLRKKVTVLRLAARALGSET, encoded by the coding sequence ATGAGCGAACCGCTGCATTCGGAATGGACCGATCTGCTGTCGGGGTATCTCGACGAGGAGCTCGATCCTGTCACCCGGCGTCGGGTTGCCGACCATCTGGCGGCGTGCGCCACCTGCCGGGAGGTGCTGGCCGATCTCGAGGAGATCGTCGTGGCCGCGCCGCACTACCGCGGCCGTGTTCCCGAGCGGGACCTCTGGACCGGGATCGCGAGCGCCATCGAAGCAGACCGGGTACGTCCGCTTCCGGTTGGTCGGCGCTGGCTGAGTGGCTCCGCCCGTCGCCTGCTGGCCGCCGGCATCACGCTGGCCGTGCTGGGCGGCGGCGGGGGGTACTGGCTGGCGCAGCAGAGTCGGGCGGGTGCCGCCCTGCCAGTGGCCGAGCTGCCGATAGCCGGGCAGGCCATCCCGGCCGGCTTCGACAGCGAAGCCTATGATCGCGCGGTCGCTGAGCTTGAGGAGGTACTGGCCGCCAATCGGAATCGTCTCGATACCGCGACCGTGCGAGTCGTCGAGGAAAGCCTGCGGACCATCGATGACGCCATTGCCGACGCACGCCTGGCAATCCAACGCGACAGCGCCAACGCGTATCTCAATGGTCAGATTGCGGCGCACCTGCGGAAGAAAGTGACGGTCCTCCGGCTGGCCGCCCGGGCCCTCGGTTCGGAAACTTAA
- a CDS encoding RNA polymerase sigma factor, whose amino-acid sequence MSLHPAVKETDDVALAARGDAAAFERLYHAHVARVNALARWLVDPAEVEDAVQDVFIRVWQKIGTFAGQSAFGTWLHRVAVNAMLRRRQVAGRHRSRHTADDLVLDSIAAPVHHPDLRVAIERAVDALPAGAREIFVLHDMEGFKHDEIASLLGIDPGTSRSQLHRARMMLRRVLAA is encoded by the coding sequence TTGTCGCTGCATCCTGCAGTGAAGGAAACCGACGATGTCGCGTTGGCCGCGCGCGGGGACGCCGCGGCGTTCGAGCGGCTGTACCACGCGCATGTGGCACGCGTCAATGCGCTGGCGCGGTGGCTGGTCGACCCGGCCGAGGTGGAGGATGCCGTGCAGGACGTCTTTATCCGGGTCTGGCAGAAGATCGGCACCTTTGCCGGGCAGAGCGCCTTCGGGACCTGGCTCCACCGTGTCGCGGTCAACGCCATGCTCCGACGCCGACAGGTTGCCGGGCGTCACCGGTCCCGCCACACGGCCGACGACCTGGTGCTCGACTCGATTGCCGCGCCGGTTCACCATCCGGACCTTCGGGTGGCCATCGAACGCGCCGTGGATGCGCTGCCGGCTGGGGCGCGGGAAATCTTCGTCCTCCATGACATGGAGGGATTCAAGCATGACGAGATTGCTTCGCTGCTCGGGATCGACCCGGGCACGTCGCGATCGCAGCTGCACCGGGCGCGGATGATGTTGCGCCGTGTCCTGGCGGCGTGA
- a CDS encoding SPFH domain-containing protein, giving the protein MATFQEREVRLPSGLLMLVLLLAALGGAAWAFVSGVTRANIPLVVVAVIGALVTLVLLGGIFVVNPNEARVLTLFGRYTGSSKTAGIWYTNPFAVKHKLSLRVRNFETAKLKVNDSHSNPIEIGAVVVWQVVETAHALFEVDDYENFVRVQSEAALRQLASSYPYDSHSDEASLSGSPAEVAKLLETHVQERLEKAGVHVLETRISHLAYAPEIAQAMLQRQQAAAIVAARYKIVEGAVGMVESALEMLSARGVINLDDERKAAMVSNLLVVLCGERATQPVVNTGTLYS; this is encoded by the coding sequence ATGGCGACGTTCCAAGAACGCGAAGTGCGACTTCCTTCCGGACTCCTCATGCTGGTCCTGTTGCTGGCCGCCCTCGGCGGAGCCGCCTGGGCATTCGTGTCGGGAGTCACCAGGGCGAACATACCGCTCGTGGTCGTGGCCGTCATTGGCGCGCTGGTTACGCTGGTTCTCCTAGGTGGCATCTTCGTGGTCAACCCGAACGAGGCCAGAGTCCTGACGCTGTTTGGCCGCTACACCGGGTCCAGTAAGACCGCCGGGATCTGGTACACCAATCCCTTTGCCGTCAAACACAAGCTGTCGCTTCGGGTTCGGAACTTCGAGACCGCCAAGCTCAAAGTGAACGACAGCCACTCCAACCCGATCGAAATCGGGGCGGTGGTCGTCTGGCAGGTCGTTGAGACGGCGCACGCCCTGTTCGAGGTCGACGACTACGAGAACTTCGTCCGGGTTCAGAGTGAAGCGGCCCTGCGGCAGCTGGCCTCCTCGTACCCGTACGACTCCCATAGCGATGAGGCATCGCTGAGTGGCAGTCCCGCCGAGGTGGCCAAGCTGCTCGAGACACACGTGCAGGAGCGGCTCGAAAAAGCTGGGGTGCATGTGCTCGAAACCCGCATCAGCCACCTGGCGTATGCCCCGGAGATCGCCCAGGCCATGCTCCAGCGGCAACAAGCGGCCGCGATCGTGGCGGCGCGCTACAAGATCGTCGAGGGTGCGGTCGGGATGGTCGAGAGCGCCCTGGAAATGCTCTCGGCGCGGGGCGTCATCAATCTCGATGACGAACGCAAGGCCGCGATGGTGTCGAACCTGCTGGTCGTGCTGTGCGGCGAACGGGCTACCCAACCCGTCGTCAACACCGGCACGCTGTACAGCTGA
- a CDS encoding DUF3887 domain-containing protein, producing MNISILAAALIIGIGAAVPPASLSSAAASGPAGSAVRQDPDVIERAKRVVSHLRAGEFEQATATWDSTMAVQLPAAKLADAWKQLTTQVGAFSAAGTPTVVEQGAIRVVLVPLTFEHAELVAQIAYNSENKVTGLFFVPKA from the coding sequence ATGAATATTTCGATCCTTGCAGCCGCGCTCATCATCGGGATCGGCGCGGCGGTTCCACCCGCCTCGCTCTCGAGCGCCGCGGCGTCCGGGCCCGCTGGCTCTGCTGTCCGGCAGGACCCCGACGTGATCGAGCGAGCCAAGCGGGTGGTCAGTCATCTCCGCGCCGGCGAGTTTGAGCAGGCGACGGCCACCTGGGACTCGACCATGGCGGTTCAGCTGCCCGCTGCCAAGCTGGCTGATGCCTGGAAACAATTGACCACACAAGTCGGCGCCTTCAGCGCAGCTGGAACACCAACCGTGGTCGAACAGGGAGCGATCCGCGTGGTTCTGGTGCCCCTGACATTCGAGCACGCCGAACTCGTTGCGCAAATCGCCTATAACAGCGAGAATAAGGTGACGGGCCTCTTTTTCGTTCCCAAGGCCTGA
- a CDS encoding penicillin acylase family protein translates to MNRRILTAIGGLLLLGSAVAVAVRGAGPLPPLGPLLDPAHGVWATARAALPLGERTIRSRIFEGEVQAVVDGRGVPHIYADDELDAYRALGYLVARDRLFQLELQTRAAAGTLTELVGARALPLDRESRRFGFSRLVERRLAAVDSQSGAFRAMTAYAEGVNAWIGSMRPGDVPLEYRLLGKQPARWDARNTYLLLARMALMLAYNDPSIVKARAAARVGWQAAEALFPVEAPIQEPIQPNPGDTTRVRFGPIPPPGPPDSAAGALLAGFDALPRWLAGTRASADDAIGSNNWAVAPFRSASGRTLLAGDPHLELSLPSIWYQAHLVVPGQLDVAGVTLPGAPWVIIGFNRDIAWSFTNTGADVSDFYRETVDDAGVPTTYQLDGTWHPLELRVETYRSPSGAVLAIDTVRFTHRGPLWQVDGGWLSMAWTVYRSEMSGAEFQAIERVRSVPEFLAATAGFAVPAQNMLVADRHGSIAIRSTGTFPIRPYSGRGDVIRDGSQSAADWTANLPLAEYPFAQDPPQGFLASANQQPVDPAANSRYFGAHWYSPWRAIRINDLLRAEPAVTADVMRRWQVDPGSARADAFMPHLLGAGLSAARLAGAPDKARDARALLAAWDRRYTLTSTGAVLFEAVMAELARRTWDELAGPDSAVRLPNEAPPRPADALLFGLLGQPQNSWWDDRRTEATIETRDDIVEMALAAGLDSVIARHGPPGESWQWNKVHSANVHHLLRIPALSALGLSVSGGPSTLSPTSGRGTFGASWRMVVELGAEVRAWGIYPGGQSGNPVSRHYRDQLPAWLTGQLDSLVVPASVDEFPAGTPSRLTFTGASR, encoded by the coding sequence ATGAACCGTCGCATCCTCACTGCCATTGGCGGTCTCTTGCTGCTCGGCTCCGCCGTCGCCGTAGCTGTCCGCGGAGCGGGGCCCCTCCCGCCGCTTGGCCCGCTGCTCGACCCGGCGCACGGGGTCTGGGCCACCGCGCGCGCCGCGCTGCCGCTCGGCGAGCGCACCATCCGATCCCGAATCTTTGAGGGCGAGGTCCAGGCCGTTGTCGACGGGCGCGGAGTGCCCCACATCTATGCAGACGACGAACTCGACGCGTATCGTGCGCTTGGGTACCTCGTCGCCCGCGACCGTCTGTTCCAGCTCGAACTCCAGACCCGGGCTGCCGCAGGCACACTGACCGAACTGGTCGGCGCGCGCGCGCTCCCCCTCGATCGCGAGTCTCGCAGGTTCGGTTTCAGTCGCCTCGTCGAGCGCCGCTTGGCCGCGGTCGACAGCCAGAGTGGGGCATTTCGCGCCATGACGGCGTATGCTGAAGGGGTCAATGCCTGGATCGGGTCGATGCGGCCGGGTGACGTTCCCCTCGAGTACCGTCTGCTGGGCAAGCAGCCGGCCCGATGGGACGCCCGCAACACCTACCTGCTGCTGGCCCGGATGGCGTTGATGCTTGCCTACAACGATCCGTCGATCGTGAAGGCGCGCGCGGCCGCGCGGGTCGGCTGGCAGGCTGCCGAGGCTTTGTTCCCGGTCGAGGCACCGATACAGGAGCCGATTCAGCCCAACCCCGGAGACACGACCCGGGTCAGGTTCGGACCGATTCCACCTCCAGGCCCCCCAGACTCCGCCGCGGGGGCGCTGCTCGCCGGCTTCGATGCCCTGCCGCGCTGGCTCGCCGGAACCCGTGCCAGCGCCGATGATGCCATTGGGAGTAACAACTGGGCGGTGGCTCCCTTCCGATCCGCCTCGGGGCGGACCCTGCTGGCGGGAGATCCCCACCTCGAGCTGTCGCTTCCTTCGATCTGGTATCAGGCCCACCTGGTCGTTCCCGGCCAGCTCGATGTGGCAGGGGTCACGCTACCCGGCGCGCCGTGGGTCATCATCGGCTTCAACCGCGACATCGCCTGGTCTTTCACTAACACGGGCGCCGACGTCAGCGACTTCTACCGGGAGACCGTCGACGACGCGGGCGTTCCAACCACCTATCAGCTGGACGGAACCTGGCACCCGCTCGAGCTCCGGGTCGAGACCTACCGATCGCCCTCCGGGGCTGTCCTGGCCATCGATACGGTTCGGTTCACCCATCGCGGCCCGCTCTGGCAGGTCGATGGCGGATGGCTCTCGATGGCCTGGACGGTCTACCGGTCCGAGATGAGCGGCGCGGAGTTTCAGGCGATCGAGCGGGTCCGATCGGTTCCGGAGTTTCTAGCGGCCACAGCCGGGTTCGCGGTACCTGCGCAAAATATGCTCGTCGCCGATCGCCACGGTTCCATTGCGATCCGATCGACCGGGACGTTCCCGATCCGGCCGTATTCGGGGCGGGGCGATGTGATTCGGGACGGCTCACAGTCAGCCGCGGATTGGACGGCCAATCTGCCTCTCGCCGAGTATCCCTTTGCCCAGGATCCGCCGCAGGGATTCCTCGCATCGGCAAACCAGCAACCGGTCGATCCTGCCGCCAACTCGCGGTATTTCGGCGCCCATTGGTACAGCCCCTGGCGTGCCATCCGGATCAACGATCTGCTGCGCGCGGAGCCCGCCGTGACGGCCGATGTGATGCGACGGTGGCAGGTGGACCCCGGCAGTGCCCGAGCCGATGCCTTCATGCCGCACCTGCTCGGAGCCGGGCTATCGGCTGCCCGGCTTGCCGGGGCCCCCGACAAGGCGCGGGATGCCCGTGCGCTGCTGGCGGCATGGGACCGACGCTACACCCTGACGAGTACCGGTGCGGTGTTGTTCGAAGCGGTCATGGCCGAGCTGGCGCGGCGGACCTGGGACGAACTCGCCGGGCCAGATAGCGCCGTTCGGTTGCCGAATGAGGCGCCTCCCCGGCCGGCCGATGCGCTGCTGTTTGGTCTTCTCGGTCAGCCGCAGAACAGCTGGTGGGACGACCGGCGCACCGAGGCGACCATCGAGACGCGGGACGACATCGTCGAGATGGCGCTGGCCGCGGGCCTCGACTCTGTCATCGCAAGGCATGGTCCGCCCGGCGAGTCGTGGCAGTGGAACAAGGTGCATAGCGCCAATGTCCACCACCTCCTGCGCATCCCCGCGCTGTCGGCCTTGGGGCTGAGCGTGAGCGGTGGTCCGAGCACCTTGAGCCCCACCAGCGGGCGCGGAACCTTCGGGGCCAGTTGGCGTATGGTGGTGGAACTCGGCGCTGAGGTGCGCGCTTGGGGTATCTACCCCGGCGGCCAGTCGGGCAATCCCGTTAGCCGGCATTACCGGGACCAGCTCCCCGCCTGGCTGACGGGGCAACTGGACTCCCTGGTCGTGCCGGCGTCGGTAGACGAGTTTCCTGCCGGTACCCCGAGCCGCCTGACTTTCACGGGGGCCAGCCGATGA
- a CDS encoding GntR family transcriptional regulator, which yields MTPRKRSTTRPSRRAPRPKQVYEQLRELIVLGRLAPGSRLVETDIASRFGVSRTPVRGALQRLQQEGYIVDSPAMRQSRPTVAPLTGEDAHELFNIVAQLEALAAASAAELPAAQRQTLVKSLTAINNDFKKAAQASRPDHNRLWDLDEQFHNLTVQVAGGPRLLLLHSSVKPQAERYERLYVSYLTGEIATSAAEHKAIINAIAAGNAEKAKEAVEINWRNAADRLGRVIERVGDRGRW from the coding sequence ATGACCCCCCGCAAACGGAGCACCACCCGTCCGAGCCGGCGCGCCCCGCGGCCGAAACAAGTCTACGAACAGCTGAGGGAACTCATCGTACTGGGGCGGCTGGCCCCCGGGAGCCGTCTCGTCGAAACGGACATCGCCAGTCGCTTCGGGGTCAGCCGCACTCCGGTGCGGGGTGCGCTGCAGCGGCTGCAGCAGGAGGGCTACATCGTCGACTCGCCCGCGATGCGTCAATCGCGGCCGACGGTCGCCCCGCTCACGGGTGAGGATGCCCACGAGCTATTCAATATCGTCGCACAACTGGAAGCGCTCGCCGCAGCCAGCGCGGCCGAGCTGCCGGCGGCGCAGCGTCAGACGCTGGTCAAGAGTCTGACCGCGATCAACAACGATTTCAAGAAGGCAGCCCAGGCGAGCCGACCCGACCACAATCGACTCTGGGACCTCGACGAACAGTTCCACAACCTCACCGTACAGGTGGCTGGGGGGCCACGGCTGCTGTTGCTGCATAGCTCGGTCAAGCCGCAGGCGGAACGCTATGAGCGGCTGTATGTGAGCTACCTGACCGGCGAGATCGCCACCTCGGCGGCGGAGCACAAGGCGATCATCAACGCCATTGCGGCTGGCAATGCGGAGAAAGCAAAGGAAGCGGTGGAAATCAACTGGCGCAACGCAGCCGACCGGCTGGGACGTGTCATCGAACGAGTCGGCGATCGGGGGCGGTGGTAA
- a CDS encoding amino acid permease, whose translation MAELKRVFTAKTVALLTVGGVIGSGIFLVPGRVLEASGGTIGVATSVWILGGLLSFMGALSYAELAAANPKAGGLYVYLREAFGPAVAFAFGWTLFVVIASGTVAALAVASATYIAGLIPMGDLAQQILAVVLALLITAINTTGTSRSATIFSIGTVLKVGAIVVLIVALPLLGNGFEQVDRVWPASFDFSLLTAAGLAVIAVLWAYEGWQYVTFVAGETIDPQRNFPRGLALGTLALVLIYVAAVLAYTAALGPADLMASNRVAIDATSRLLGPMAGTLIAIPIIISMLTAAQANSLTSSRVYYAMARDGIFFRRMATVHPRWGTPAVALIASGVWAAALAASGTFDVLLEYVVFVGWIFYSLVGLAVVVLRRKQPDLPRPFKVPGYPFTPLLFVLAGFAIVLNTVVQDPRKGLIGIGATLLAFPVYYIWRRLPSSSSARGAGDV comes from the coding sequence ATGGCGGAACTGAAACGTGTGTTCACCGCGAAAACGGTCGCGCTGCTGACCGTGGGCGGGGTGATCGGATCCGGAATCTTCCTGGTGCCGGGACGTGTCCTCGAAGCCTCCGGTGGCACCATCGGGGTGGCCACGTCGGTCTGGATCCTCGGTGGCCTGCTCTCGTTCATGGGTGCGCTCAGCTATGCGGAGCTGGCGGCGGCCAACCCGAAGGCCGGCGGCCTGTACGTCTATCTCCGCGAGGCCTTCGGACCGGCGGTCGCCTTTGCATTCGGGTGGACCCTCTTCGTCGTGATCGCTTCGGGCACGGTTGCGGCCCTGGCGGTCGCGTCCGCGACCTACATTGCCGGTCTGATTCCGATGGGCGACCTGGCCCAGCAGATCCTAGCCGTGGTGCTCGCCCTGCTGATTACCGCCATCAACACGACGGGCACCTCGCGCAGCGCAACCATTTTCAGCATCGGCACCGTCCTCAAAGTCGGCGCCATCGTCGTGCTGATCGTGGCGCTGCCGCTGCTGGGGAACGGCTTCGAGCAGGTCGACCGGGTCTGGCCGGCCAGCTTCGACTTCAGTCTGCTGACCGCGGCAGGGCTCGCGGTCATTGCGGTCCTTTGGGCCTACGAGGGTTGGCAGTACGTGACCTTCGTCGCGGGAGAAACGATCGACCCGCAGCGAAACTTTCCCAGGGGTCTGGCCCTCGGCACGCTGGCACTGGTGCTGATCTACGTCGCCGCGGTCCTGGCCTACACGGCTGCGCTCGGTCCTGCCGACCTGATGGCGTCGAACCGCGTGGCAATCGACGCCACCAGCCGGCTGCTCGGCCCGATGGCCGGGACCCTGATTGCGATTCCGATCATCATCTCGATGCTGACGGCTGCGCAGGCAAACTCGCTGACCAGTTCCCGGGTCTACTATGCGATGGCCAGGGACGGGATTTTCTTCCGGCGGATGGCCACGGTGCATCCGCGCTGGGGAACGCCGGCGGTTGCGCTGATTGCATCCGGTGTCTGGGCCGCGGCACTCGCCGCATCCGGTACCTTCGATGTGCTGCTCGAGTACGTCGTCTTCGTTGGCTGGATCTTCTATTCGCTGGTCGGACTGGCGGTCGTGGTGCTCCGCCGCAAGCAGCCCGACCTGCCCCGCCCGTTCAAGGTTCCGGGCTACCCGTTCACGCCGCTCCTGTTCGTGCTGGCGGGATTCGCCATCGTGTTGAATACGGTGGTCCAGGATCCTCGTAAGGGACTGATCGGGATCGGTGCCACACTGCTCGCGTTCCCGGTCTATTACATCTGGCGACGGCTGCCGTCGTCCTCATCTGCGCGTGGAGCTGGCGATGTCTGA
- a CDS encoding amino acid permease, with amino-acid sequence MSDELKRTLTAKDVAVITMGTIIGSGIFLTPGGVMANSGGYVGMAIGVWIVGGILTLLGALTYAELGCTRTGTGGLYAYIRDAFGPVWAFMYGWTLFVVIASGSLAALAVATGDNMAALFPGLSGVGKKVVALVVLGTLAFLNLRGTKQSATVLTVATAAKALALVFLIVALPLFGTGLSEVTEAMPPSWNATLLSGGLLAMISVLWAYEGWQYATFIGGEVKDPQRNFPRGLVFGTLAIIVIYVLTNVGYVAGLGPTKLSLSTTVASDAVGNTFGPTAARLIAIPVLISIISAAHAIILTASRVFYAMAKDGIFFKKLGEVHPQFGTPANSIIAIAGWGAVLAMSGTFGILLTYVVFIGWIFYGLGGLSVIVFRRREPDAPRPFKVPFYPITPILFVLSAAVIVLNTVYNNPLQGVIGLGGVMLGLPVYLWWRRSNSVAR; translated from the coding sequence ATGTCTGACGAACTCAAGCGGACCCTGACGGCCAAGGATGTGGCCGTCATCACCATGGGCACCATCATCGGCTCGGGCATCTTTCTCACCCCGGGCGGCGTCATGGCCAACTCTGGCGGCTATGTCGGCATGGCCATCGGGGTGTGGATTGTGGGCGGCATTCTGACCTTGCTCGGTGCGCTGACGTACGCCGAGCTGGGCTGCACGCGCACCGGCACCGGCGGCCTCTACGCCTACATCCGCGATGCGTTCGGGCCGGTCTGGGCGTTCATGTACGGATGGACGCTCTTCGTCGTGATCGCAAGTGGCTCGCTGGCCGCGCTGGCCGTCGCGACGGGTGACAATATGGCCGCCCTCTTCCCAGGCCTTTCGGGCGTGGGCAAGAAGGTCGTTGCCCTGGTCGTGCTGGGCACGCTCGCATTCCTCAACCTCCGCGGCACCAAGCAAAGCGCGACTGTCCTGACGGTGGCAACCGCGGCCAAGGCGCTGGCGCTGGTCTTCCTGATTGTCGCCCTCCCGTTGTTCGGCACCGGATTGTCTGAGGTAACCGAGGCCATGCCGCCCAGCTGGAATGCCACGCTCTTGAGTGGCGGCCTGCTGGCCATGATCAGCGTGCTCTGGGCCTACGAAGGGTGGCAATACGCCACCTTCATCGGCGGCGAGGTCAAGGATCCGCAGCGCAACTTTCCGCGCGGGCTGGTCTTCGGTACCCTGGCGATCATCGTGATCTATGTGCTGACCAACGTCGGATACGTCGCCGGGCTCGGCCCCACGAAGCTCTCCCTCTCCACCACGGTGGCCTCCGATGCGGTCGGCAACACTTTCGGACCCACCGCGGCGCGCCTGATCGCGATTCCGGTCCTGATCTCGATCATCAGCGCTGCGCATGCCATCATCCTGACGGCGTCGCGCGTCTTCTACGCCATGGCCAAGGACGGCATCTTCTTCAAGAAGCTGGGCGAGGTTCACCCCCAGTTCGGGACTCCGGCGAATTCCATCATCGCCATTGCCGGATGGGGAGCCGTACTCGCCATGAGCGGCACCTTCGGCATTCTGCTCACCTATGTCGTCTTCATCGGCTGGATTTTCTACGGACTCGGCGGGCTCAGCGTGATCGTCTTCCGACGCCGGGAACCGGACGCTCCGCGCCCGTTCAAGGTGCCGTTCTACCCGATCACCCCGATTCTCTTTGTTCTGTCGGCGGCCGTCATCGTTCTGAACACCGTCTACAACAACCCGCTTCAGGGCGTCATCGGCCTGGGCGGCGTCATGCTCGGTCTGCCCGTGTACCTCTGGTGGAGACGATCGAATTCGGTAGCACGCTAG